The proteins below are encoded in one region of Paenibacillus sp. YYML68:
- a CDS encoding M1 family metallopeptidase, which translates to MNKKKGNTMVIWGCVSALAFGSVLLPGVMDMNENRTGITHTEAGWHLPFSTASSLSGKPEDSKEGLLALNTLKPVRGEAAGGHAVVAAPAWPHSRGAVDGSSTGLFLPEDGAMPTSARAREEEAAVPPPAPPSLPAKPVEKPAPKPLSHRIVEYHMNAELDAEGKLIQATSSMSWTNPGTLPVQEVYLHLYANAFESKKTTFMQESGGKLRNDATKENNTGGIQLQSLKLISGAATDLSDKLEFVQPDDGNKHDRTLLKVTLPKAVAPGEQVTLQTSFTVQLPQVFARMGYAGDFVMAGQWYPKLAVYESKGTRGRAEEGWNLHQYHGNSEFYADFGIYDVKVRVPSAYTVAATGFPTKPVADDGTTKLYTFYADDVHDFAWAASPSFVYVEEPYATQHLPGVRIKLYLDPKHEHLKARYMTAAKKALARYSEWYGSYPYSTLSIVVPPEDGNGAGGMEYPTLITSWGAGGEEPSLELERVIVHEIGHQFFYGMIASNEFEEPWLDEGFTSYAEDKLMEKEYGVRSNRLVEASYMTDPASLKLNAWSYKGHQHYAENVYTRAKLVLQAMEAEVGPDTMNRIMRTYFQRWKFKHPASEDFRQVVEDVTKTSWNDFFDQYVYGGLMSDFEVAGIQTSKRTESGATLYDSAVKLRRLGATVTTVPVRFHFTDGTHTDKTWNGTESEVIFKLTHTAPLEWASIDPQYTMVLENKRINNFMKTDVDNKLAVRWNLGAVKLIETLIGWVVW; encoded by the coding sequence ATGAACAAGAAGAAAGGCAACACGATGGTCATATGGGGCTGCGTAAGCGCGCTCGCGTTCGGCTCCGTCCTTCTTCCAGGCGTCATGGACATGAATGAGAACCGGACAGGCATAACACACACGGAAGCAGGCTGGCACCTGCCCTTCAGCACTGCCAGCTCGTTGTCCGGCAAGCCCGAGGACAGCAAGGAAGGGTTGCTTGCCCTGAACACCCTCAAGCCCGTGCGCGGAGAGGCAGCTGGCGGACACGCCGTCGTCGCTGCACCTGCTTGGCCACACTCCCGAGGAGCTGTGGACGGCTCCTCCACCGGGCTATTTCTACCCGAGGATGGGGCCATGCCTACGAGCGCAAGAGCACGAGAGGAAGAGGCAGCTGTCCCCCCGCCCGCACCGCCTAGCCTGCCAGCGAAGCCGGTGGAGAAGCCTGCGCCGAAGCCGCTGTCGCATCGAATCGTGGAGTACCACATGAATGCCGAGCTCGATGCCGAGGGCAAGCTCATCCAAGCGACGTCCTCGATGAGCTGGACCAATCCCGGTACGCTGCCCGTTCAAGAGGTATACCTTCATCTGTATGCGAATGCGTTCGAATCGAAGAAGACGACCTTCATGCAGGAGTCCGGCGGCAAGCTGCGCAACGACGCTACCAAGGAGAACAACACGGGCGGCATCCAGCTCCAATCCTTGAAGCTGATCAGCGGTGCGGCTACAGATCTGAGCGACAAGCTCGAGTTCGTACAGCCTGACGACGGCAACAAGCACGATCGCACACTGCTGAAGGTCACGCTGCCGAAGGCGGTCGCGCCCGGCGAGCAGGTAACGCTGCAGACGTCCTTCACCGTACAGCTGCCGCAGGTGTTCGCACGTATGGGCTACGCCGGCGACTTCGTCATGGCCGGACAGTGGTACCCGAAGCTTGCGGTCTACGAGTCGAAGGGGACGCGCGGCCGGGCAGAGGAGGGCTGGAACCTGCACCAGTATCATGGCAACTCTGAGTTCTATGCAGACTTCGGCATCTATGACGTCAAGGTACGCGTTCCGTCCGCTTACACGGTAGCCGCCACAGGCTTCCCAACGAAGCCAGTCGCAGACGACGGCACCACGAAGCTGTATACGTTCTACGCCGATGATGTGCATGACTTCGCCTGGGCGGCGTCACCGAGCTTCGTCTATGTCGAGGAGCCGTATGCGACGCAGCATCTGCCTGGCGTTCGAATCAAGCTGTACCTCGATCCGAAGCATGAGCATCTGAAGGCCCGCTATATGACAGCGGCTAAGAAGGCGCTCGCCCGCTATTCCGAATGGTACGGCAGCTACCCGTATTCGACGCTATCCATCGTCGTTCCGCCTGAGGACGGCAACGGTGCAGGCGGGATGGAATACCCGACGCTCATCACCTCCTGGGGAGCTGGCGGGGAGGAGCCAAGCCTTGAGCTGGAGCGCGTCATCGTGCACGAGATCGGGCACCAGTTCTTCTATGGCATGATTGCGAGCAATGAATTCGAGGAGCCGTGGCTGGACGAAGGGTTCACCTCCTACGCCGAGGATAAGCTGATGGAGAAGGAATACGGCGTTCGTTCCAACCGACTCGTCGAAGCGAGCTATATGACCGACCCCGCGTCGCTGAAGCTGAACGCGTGGAGCTACAAGGGGCACCAGCATTACGCCGAGAACGTCTACACCCGAGCGAAGCTCGTGCTGCAGGCGATGGAGGCTGAGGTCGGTCCTGATACGATGAACCGCATCATGCGCACCTACTTCCAGCGCTGGAAGTTCAAGCACCCTGCCTCCGAGGACTTCCGCCAAGTCGTCGAGGACGTGACGAAGACGAGCTGGAACGACTTCTTCGACCAATATGTATACGGCGGGCTTATGAGCGACTTCGAGGTCGCCGGCATCCAGACGAGCAAGCGGACCGAGAGCGGAGCGACGCTGTACGACAGCGCCGTGAAGCTGCGGCGGCTAGGGGCGACGGTCACGACGGTGCCAGTCCGCTTCCATTTTACCGACGGTACGCATACGGACAAGACATGGAACGGCACCGAAAGCGAGGTTATCTTCAAGCTGACGCACACCGCACCGCTCGAGTGGGCGAGCATCGACCCGCAATATACGATGGTGCTGGAGAACAAGCGGATTAACAATTTCATGAAGACAGATGTCGACAACAAGCTGGCCGTTCGCTGGAATCTAGGGGCCGTCAAATTAATCGAGACCTTAATCGGCTGGGTCGTATGGTGA
- a CDS encoding YwhD family protein — MESNNNQQGQPAAASEKKLPSLNIVSSKETKHRGFGQGSIDLSQLSSVIIDGDEAYLDLGALHAKSRVEKGIKFVPNKEDAPGGRTCWIVWVAVDFKEEGKYYAGVTSCEMTVDPDNRRGWKLLADHVNRMDHALKRRILLDNIGEHEKQLLKQFLIDNDPGMWERSGDDLKAALS; from the coding sequence ATGGAGTCGAACAACAACCAGCAGGGACAGCCGGCCGCGGCGTCCGAGAAGAAGCTGCCGTCATTGAATATTGTAAGCAGCAAGGAGACGAAGCATCGCGGCTTCGGACAAGGGTCGATCGACCTGAGCCAGCTGTCGAGCGTCATTATTGATGGGGACGAGGCGTATCTCGACCTCGGCGCACTGCACGCGAAGAGCCGTGTGGAGAAGGGGATCAAGTTCGTACCGAACAAGGAGGACGCGCCTGGCGGCCGCACGTGCTGGATCGTCTGGGTCGCGGTGGACTTCAAGGAAGAGGGCAAATATTACGCAGGCGTCACCTCCTGCGAGATGACTGTCGATCCGGATAACCGCCGCGGGTGGAAGCTTCTCGCCGACCATGTGAACCGGATGGATCACGCGCTGAAGCGCCGCATCCTGCTCGATAACATCGGCGAGCACGAGAAGCAGCTGCTGAAGCAATTCCTGATCGACAACGATCCGGGCATGTGGGAGCGCTCGGGCGACGACCTGAAGGCGGCGCTGAGCTAG
- a CDS encoding MFS transporter: MSSQQSRADWKVNLIVLSMGQFLVMSGMTMIIPFLPLYLKEMDPTIDIQDTTLWASWIFAASYITSFCFQPLWGYVSDRYGRKLMLLRSGLGMAVVITLMGFCTSAWQLLALRLLNGAVAGFAPVAISLMSANAPKEKTGMAMGVLQSANVAGTILGPIIGGLLAEMFGFRPIFYLTGVLLLLAMIVAMVLLREEHQPSASSKQKQGHVSFGESVRAVLKIKTLLALFIVSFIIQFSILATMPQLPVFVYELYGEATGLALMSGVVSAAAGITTMLLAPALGKWGDRFGAEKVVYVCLLGAAFTNLAQALCDNIWQLILIRMLLGCFIGGLLPPVYSLLRAFTLRGLESQTVSLNQSVLNAGSLLGPVAGGLCANLVSVRFVFVLCAVLFLINAIWLRTLKLHTARQAETSM, encoded by the coding sequence ATGTCGAGTCAACAATCGCGAGCTGACTGGAAAGTGAATCTCATCGTCCTGAGCATGGGACAATTTTTAGTCATGAGCGGCATGACGATGATCATTCCGTTTCTTCCTTTATATCTGAAGGAAATGGACCCGACGATTGATATTCAAGACACGACCCTATGGGCCAGTTGGATTTTCGCGGCGAGCTACATCACTTCATTCTGCTTTCAGCCGCTATGGGGATATGTGTCAGACCGCTATGGACGGAAGCTGATGCTGCTCAGGTCGGGGCTAGGGATGGCGGTAGTTATTACATTAATGGGCTTCTGCACCTCGGCGTGGCAGCTTCTGGCCTTGCGTCTCCTTAATGGGGCTGTCGCCGGCTTTGCCCCTGTTGCGATCTCCTTGATGTCTGCGAATGCTCCCAAGGAGAAGACAGGCATGGCTATGGGGGTGCTGCAGTCCGCTAACGTTGCAGGAACCATCCTTGGGCCTATCATCGGAGGTCTATTAGCGGAAATGTTCGGCTTCAGGCCTATTTTCTACCTTACAGGTGTGCTGCTGCTGCTCGCGATGATTGTCGCTATGGTTCTCTTAAGGGAAGAGCACCAGCCTTCAGCCTCCAGCAAGCAGAAGCAAGGTCACGTCTCTTTCGGCGAGTCGGTGCGTGCTGTATTGAAGATCAAGACGCTTCTCGCCTTGTTCATCGTATCCTTCATCATTCAATTCAGTATACTGGCCACGATGCCCCAGCTTCCCGTGTTCGTCTATGAGCTGTATGGAGAAGCGACAGGACTTGCCCTGATGTCGGGTGTTGTAAGCGCTGCTGCAGGAATCACCACGATGCTGCTCGCTCCTGCTCTTGGCAAGTGGGGAGATCGCTTCGGTGCAGAGAAAGTTGTGTACGTATGCTTATTGGGAGCGGCCTTTACGAATTTGGCGCAAGCGTTGTGTGACAACATCTGGCAGCTCATCCTCATTCGGATGCTGCTCGGTTGCTTTATTGGCGGCTTGCTGCCCCCGGTCTACTCGCTGCTGCGCGCCTTCACGCTTAGAGGGCTGGAGAGTCAGACGGTCAGCTTGAACCAGAGTGTGCTGAATGCAGGGAGCTTGCTTGGACCGGTAGCAGGCGGCTTGTGCGCTAATTTAGTGTCGGTGCGGTTTGTGTTCGTACTGTGTGCCGTGCTCTTCTTGATCAACGCTATATGGCTGCGGACATTGAAGCTACATACAGCTCGCCAAGCGGAGACGTCTATGTAA
- a CDS encoding transglycosylase domain-containing protein — MSAKGAADTEERGKRRTSRWRSFVSFSFTFIILGAACGIIMVLFMRSQALPVSKMTMSSDLYDVNSQLIEAYGGGKNSQNVPLREMAPSLIAATLAIEDRSFYNHYGFDPKGIARAAWVNLKSMSKVQGAGTITQQLARNLYLSHERTWSRKLKETYYAVQMELQMNKEQILEQYLNQIYYGHSTYGIQAAAQLFFHKDAKDLTLAESALLAGVPKGPRYYSPYYDKQNALDRQKTVLGTMVEAGYITKREADLAAAEPLNIVPLEDKKATVTAPYFRDYVRSQATELLGIEENEYEEMGLRIFTTLDLNAQKIAEEVVTKQLASYPELQTALIAIDPRTGYIKAMVGGRSYAQNQYNRVFASTRQPGSSFKPIVYLTAMKEKQFTPVSQFKSEPTTFTYDEGRGSYTPNNYGNKYFDIIDLRTAISKSDNIFAVHAVLEAGPERVIEMARRFGITSPMKPLPSLALGSFPVSPYEMASAFSTLANQGVRVEPTAIVRIEDRRGKVLYEATPASETVIEPTYTYVMTHLMESVFEQGGTGSRVSRLIKRPVAGKTGTTDTDAWMVGYTPELSTAVWVGYDKDRKLGTVESHLAAPIFAEFTERTLASVPPKMFPIPEGVSHVYIDPATGKLANDSCPKSRLEAFVQGTEPIEYCSKEPAKTEPEKADPDNAQRSWWDDLKRWWSS; from the coding sequence ATGTCCGCAAAAGGAGCCGCAGACACCGAGGAGCGCGGGAAGCGTCGGACAAGCCGCTGGAGGTCATTCGTTTCGTTCTCATTCACCTTCATTATATTAGGGGCGGCCTGCGGCATCATTATGGTGCTGTTCATGCGCTCTCAAGCTCTCCCCGTGTCCAAAATGACGATGTCGTCGGATCTCTATGATGTAAATAGTCAGCTCATCGAGGCGTACGGCGGCGGTAAGAACTCACAGAACGTGCCGCTTCGCGAAATGGCTCCAAGCCTCATCGCCGCTACACTGGCCATCGAGGACCGCAGCTTCTATAATCATTACGGCTTCGATCCGAAAGGCATCGCGCGCGCCGCCTGGGTCAACCTGAAGAGCATGTCCAAGGTGCAGGGCGCCGGTACGATCACGCAGCAGCTCGCGCGTAATCTGTACTTGAGCCATGAACGGACGTGGTCTCGGAAGCTGAAGGAAACGTATTACGCCGTACAGATGGAGCTTCAGATGAATAAGGAGCAAATTCTGGAGCAGTACTTGAACCAAATCTATTACGGCCATTCGACCTACGGCATTCAGGCTGCCGCACAGCTGTTCTTCCACAAGGATGCGAAGGACCTGACGCTTGCCGAGAGCGCGCTGCTGGCGGGCGTGCCGAAGGGCCCCCGCTACTATTCACCGTACTATGACAAGCAGAACGCCCTCGATCGGCAAAAGACCGTCCTCGGCACGATGGTCGAGGCCGGCTACATTACGAAGCGGGAGGCGGACCTTGCAGCAGCGGAGCCACTGAACATCGTTCCTCTCGAGGATAAGAAGGCGACGGTGACGGCCCCGTACTTCCGCGATTATGTACGCAGTCAAGCGACAGAGCTGCTCGGCATCGAGGAGAACGAATATGAAGAGATGGGGCTGCGCATCTTCACGACGCTCGATCTGAACGCGCAGAAGATCGCCGAGGAGGTCGTGACGAAGCAGCTGGCGTCTTATCCGGAGCTGCAGACGGCGCTCATCGCCATTGACCCGCGTACCGGCTACATCAAGGCGATGGTCGGCGGTCGCAGCTATGCGCAGAACCAGTACAATCGCGTATTCGCCAGCACGCGCCAGCCGGGCTCCTCCTTCAAGCCGATTGTGTATTTAACTGCGATGAAGGAGAAGCAATTCACTCCCGTGTCGCAGTTCAAGAGCGAGCCAACGACGTTCACCTACGACGAGGGCAGAGGCAGCTACACACCGAACAATTACGGGAATAAATATTTCGACATCATTGATCTGCGCACCGCGATCTCGAAGTCGGACAACATCTTCGCCGTCCATGCCGTACTGGAGGCTGGCCCAGAGCGTGTCATCGAGATGGCACGGCGCTTCGGCATTACGAGCCCGATGAAGCCGCTGCCATCGCTCGCGCTCGGCTCGTTCCCGGTGAGCCCGTACGAGATGGCGTCCGCGTTCAGCACGCTCGCCAATCAGGGCGTACGTGTAGAGCCGACTGCGATTGTCCGAATCGAGGATCGACGGGGCAAGGTGCTGTACGAGGCGACTCCCGCTTCAGAGACGGTCATCGAGCCCACGTATACGTACGTCATGACGCATCTGATGGAGAGCGTCTTCGAGCAGGGAGGCACAGGCAGTCGGGTATCGCGTCTCATTAAGCGCCCTGTCGCCGGCAAGACTGGCACGACCGACACCGACGCCTGGATGGTCGGGTACACGCCAGAGCTGTCAACGGCCGTCTGGGTCGGCTACGACAAGGACCGCAAGCTCGGCACCGTCGAGTCCCACCTCGCCGCGCCGATCTTCGCCGAGTTCACCGAGCGCACGCTCGCTTCAGTGCCGCCGAAGATGTTCCCGATCCCCGAAGGCGTCTCACACGTCTATATCGATCCGGCGACCGGGAAGCTCGCGAACGACAGCTGTCCGAAGTCACGCCTTGAGGCGTTCGTTCAAGGAACAGAGCCGATTGAATATTGCAGCAAGGAGCCAGCCAAGACCGAGCCGGAGAAGGCTGATCCGGACAACGCGCAGCGATCGTGGTGGGATGATCTGAAGAGATGGTGGAGCAGCTAG
- the speE gene encoding polyamine aminopropyltransferase, translating to MELWYTEKQTDNFGITAKIRETLVTEKTDFQELAMIDTVEWGKMLVLDGMVMTTVKDEFVYHEMVAHPALHTHPNPKHVLVVGGGDGGVIREVLKHPEVEKAVLVEIDGKVIEYSKQYLPSIAGELDNPRVEVIVNDGYMHIHDHKNTYDVIMVDSTEPVGPAVNLFTQGFYKGIYDALKEDGIFVAQTDNPWFKAELIQTVNRDVKEIFPIVRVYTANIPTYPSGLWTFTMGSKKHDPLAVDETAIPELETKYYTPRLHKAAFALPKFVEDLTK from the coding sequence ATGGAATTATGGTATACGGAGAAGCAGACAGACAATTTTGGAATTACAGCTAAGATTCGCGAGACGCTGGTGACGGAGAAGACAGACTTTCAAGAGCTTGCGATGATCGATACGGTAGAGTGGGGCAAGATGCTTGTCCTCGATGGTATGGTGATGACGACGGTGAAGGATGAGTTCGTGTACCACGAGATGGTGGCGCACCCGGCGCTGCACACGCATCCGAATCCGAAGCATGTGCTCGTTGTCGGCGGCGGCGACGGTGGCGTTATTCGCGAGGTGCTGAAGCATCCTGAGGTAGAGAAGGCCGTGCTCGTTGAGATCGATGGCAAAGTAATTGAGTACTCGAAGCAATATTTGCCTTCGATTGCGGGCGAGCTGGACAACCCGCGCGTTGAAGTGATCGTGAACGACGGCTACATGCACATTCATGATCATAAGAACACGTACGATGTCATTATGGTAGACTCGACCGAGCCTGTAGGGCCGGCGGTCAATCTGTTCACGCAAGGCTTCTACAAGGGCATCTACGATGCTCTGAAGGAAGACGGGATCTTCGTGGCGCAGACGGACAACCCTTGGTTCAAGGCGGAGCTCATTCAGACGGTGAACCGTGACGTGAAGGAGATCTTCCCGATCGTGCGCGTCTATACGGCGAACATCCCGACGTACCCAAGCGGTCTGTGGACATTCACAATGGGCAGCAAGAAACATGACCCGCTGGCGGTGGACGAGACTGCGATTCCGGAGCTTGAGACGAAGTACTACACGCCTCGTCTGCATAAGGCTGCCTTCGCGCTGCCGAAGTTTGTCGAGGATTTGACGAAGTAA
- a CDS encoding DUF1934 domain-containing protein: MVEEHSEAAGRVPVRIQLESVAAGERTVLELRGELSTRGAACYVRYQEPASAGMGSTTTTIRWQAGEVRVIRFGEVRFEQVFVQGKEHTGYMVTPHGRMELVTRTREVQVESSSSPALTYAVHWSYSLTVMGEDAGLYSLTLTVSPAA, from the coding sequence ATGGTGGAGGAGCATTCAGAAGCGGCGGGAAGAGTACCGGTCCGCATACAGCTCGAAAGTGTGGCAGCGGGCGAGCGAACGGTGCTGGAGCTGCGAGGGGAGCTGTCGACGCGCGGCGCCGCCTGCTACGTGCGGTATCAGGAGCCGGCCAGTGCGGGGATGGGCAGCACGACGACCACGATTCGCTGGCAAGCCGGTGAGGTGAGGGTCATCCGCTTCGGTGAGGTACGCTTCGAGCAAGTGTTCGTGCAAGGAAAGGAGCACACAGGGTATATGGTGACGCCGCATGGACGGATGGAGCTAGTGACGCGTACTCGGGAGGTCCAGGTTGAGTCTAGCTCCAGCCCGGCGTTGACGTATGCTGTCCATTGGTCCTACTCCCTGACGGTCATGGGGGAGGACGCGGGTCTCTATAGCTTGACATTGACGGTCTCGCCCGCAGCTTAG
- a CDS encoding S8 family peptidase, with translation MNPSALLQWLQQALEQSDGSEPRHIIRLASKRQYSEFERLLRRKTTAVPKLTQVLPLPLIQAFSCPLRTTASKTLTAAACVRSVETDPRIRIQLRVAQPRLQLRTIEGSSAASVPVIPWGIRHIGAPRVWPRTKGARIRIGVIDTGADYNHPDLRHCLSRGVNLLEPHKLPYDDNGHGTHIAGTISATARHRGLIGVAPLAAIYPVKAFDNQGGAYVSDIVKGIDWCVANGMDIINMSFGMKTYSKALESAVLNAYERGVIIVASSGNEGKRAEVDYPARLPQVIAVGATNRQGRIAVFSNDGKQIDIYAPGERVYSTWLNGKYHELSGTSMATSHVSGVVALMLALKPALRPGRIRSLLRKHARLIPRPGRKKSIRELHAYRTIKGLLRRSSK, from the coding sequence TTGAATCCGTCAGCCTTACTACAATGGCTGCAGCAAGCGCTGGAGCAGTCGGACGGCTCGGAGCCTCGTCATATCATTCGACTGGCGAGCAAGCGGCAATATAGCGAATTCGAACGACTGCTGCGACGCAAGACTACTGCTGTGCCGAAGCTGACCCAGGTACTGCCGCTACCTCTCATCCAAGCCTTCTCATGTCCGCTGCGCACGACAGCATCGAAAACCTTAACCGCAGCAGCTTGCGTCCGATCGGTGGAGACCGACCCCCGTATCCGCATTCAGCTCCGGGTCGCCCAGCCTCGCCTGCAGCTGCGAACGATCGAAGGCAGCAGCGCTGCGTCAGTGCCGGTGATCCCCTGGGGCATCCGTCATATTGGCGCACCACGCGTCTGGCCCAGAACCAAGGGGGCCCGCATCCGGATTGGCGTCATCGACACCGGCGCGGATTACAACCATCCCGACCTGCGGCACTGTCTGTCGCGGGGCGTTAATTTACTAGAGCCGCATAAGCTCCCCTATGACGACAACGGTCACGGCACCCATATCGCCGGTACGATCAGCGCCACGGCACGCCATCGAGGCTTGATCGGTGTCGCCCCGCTTGCAGCTATTTATCCGGTGAAAGCGTTCGACAATCAGGGCGGTGCCTACGTATCGGACATCGTCAAGGGCATCGACTGGTGCGTCGCGAACGGCATGGACATTATTAACATGAGCTTCGGCATGAAGACATACAGCAAGGCGCTGGAGTCTGCCGTGCTTAACGCCTACGAGCGGGGCGTCATCATCGTCGCCTCCTCGGGCAATGAGGGCAAGCGCGCCGAGGTCGATTATCCGGCCCGCCTGCCGCAGGTGATCGCCGTCGGCGCGACGAACCGGCAGGGACGCATCGCCGTCTTCAGCAATGACGGGAAGCAGATCGACATCTATGCGCCGGGCGAGCGCGTCTATTCGACGTGGCTGAACGGCAAATACCATGAGCTGAGCGGCACCTCGATGGCGACGTCCCATGTCAGCGGCGTCGTTGCCCTCATGCTGGCGCTCAAGCCTGCGCTGCGGCCCGGCCGTATCCGGTCGCTGCTGCGCAAGCATGCCCGGCTCATCCCGCGACCGGGTAGGAAGAAGAGCATTCGTGAGCTGCACGCCTACCGTACGATTAAGGGGCTCCTGCGGAGGTCGAGCAAGTAA
- the rpoE gene encoding DNA-directed RNA polymerase subunit delta: MCAQNLLKISNEQAKEMPMVDLAFELLKAANTPYYYRDLMAEIAKIKGLSEDEVMQVIAQLYTEINIDGRFACVGKNLWGLKRWYPVEKSEDAVGSGKRPRIINDEDDDLDDEELFAEEEDTFVEEEEYDSFDTPREDDEFEAEEEIEEESEFFEEEEEAEEELEGESLEDDEEAEDLGEEDGDDLDDQK, encoded by the coding sequence ATGTGTGCTCAGAACCTGCTTAAGATAAGCAACGAGCAAGCGAAGGAAATGCCGATGGTCGACCTGGCCTTCGAGCTGTTGAAGGCGGCCAATACACCTTATTATTACCGTGACCTGATGGCGGAGATTGCGAAGATTAAAGGCTTGTCCGAGGACGAAGTCATGCAAGTGATTGCTCAACTATATACGGAGATTAATATCGACGGGCGCTTCGCCTGCGTTGGCAAAAATCTATGGGGCCTCAAGCGCTGGTACCCTGTCGAGAAGTCTGAGGATGCGGTAGGCAGCGGCAAGCGTCCGCGCATTATCAACGACGAGGACGACGATCTCGACGATGAGGAGCTGTTCGCTGAAGAGGAGGACACCTTCGTCGAAGAGGAGGAATACGATTCCTTCGATACGCCGCGCGAAGATGATGAATTCGAGGCGGAAGAGGAGATCGAGGAGGAGTCTGAGTTCTTCGAGGAAGAGGAAGAAGCCGAGGAAGAGCTTGAGGGCGAATCGCTCGAGGATGACGAAGAAGCCGAAGACTTGGGCGAAGAGGACGGAGACGATTTGGACGACCAGAAGTAG
- a CDS encoding CTP synthase, producing MTKYIFVTGGVVSSLGKGITAASLGRLLKNRGLKVTIQKFDPYINVDPGTMSPYQHGEVFVTDDGAETDLDLGHYERFIDINLSKNSNVTTGKIYSSVIAKERRGEYLGGTVQVIPHITNEIKERVFRAGREAHSDVVITEIGGTVGDIESLPFLEAIRQIKSDIGRDNVMYIHVTLIPYLKAAGEVKTKPTQHSVKELRSIGIQPHVIVCRTEHALAEDMKRKLAQFCDVDPNAVVECRDAETLYEVPMMLREQGLDDIVVNHLKLTTNAPDMTEWEKLVHRVKSLKTTTEIAIVGKYVALHDAYLSIVEALGHAGIDCDTEVKIRWVNAEEIYDHNVDELLSGVQGILVPGGFGDRGIEGKISAIRYAREQKVPFFGICLGMQVAVVEYARTMLKLEGANSSEIHPTTPYPVIDLLPEQKDIEDLGGTMRLGLYPCKLKEGSLAMRCYDDELVYERHRHRYEFNNEYRDSIEAAGLIISGTSPDGRLVEIVECPEHPWFLAVQFHPEFTSRPNRPQALFKHFVQAAYQHSR from the coding sequence ATGACAAAGTATATTTTCGTGACAGGAGGGGTCGTTTCCTCATTAGGTAAAGGAATTACCGCGGCCTCGCTCGGCAGATTGCTGAAAAACCGCGGCCTGAAGGTTACGATTCAGAAGTTCGACCCGTATATTAACGTGGACCCGGGGACGATGAGCCCTTACCAGCACGGCGAAGTATTCGTGACCGACGACGGTGCGGAAACGGACCTGGACCTGGGTCACTATGAACGCTTCATCGATATCAACCTTTCCAAGAACAGCAACGTGACGACAGGTAAGATCTATTCCTCCGTGATCGCGAAGGAGCGCCGCGGCGAATATTTGGGCGGTACGGTACAGGTTATTCCGCATATTACGAATGAGATCAAGGAGCGCGTCTTCCGCGCAGGCCGTGAGGCGCACTCCGATGTCGTCATTACCGAGATCGGCGGTACGGTCGGCGATATCGAGAGCTTGCCGTTCCTTGAGGCGATTCGTCAGATCAAGAGCGACATCGGTCGCGATAATGTGATGTACATTCACGTGACGCTGATCCCTTACCTGAAGGCAGCCGGTGAAGTGAAGACGAAGCCGACGCAGCACAGCGTCAAGGAGCTACGCAGCATCGGTATTCAGCCGCACGTCATCGTCTGCCGGACTGAGCATGCGCTCGCCGAAGATATGAAGCGCAAGCTGGCGCAATTCTGTGACGTAGATCCGAACGCGGTCGTTGAGTGCCGCGATGCCGAGACGCTGTACGAGGTGCCGATGATGCTCAGAGAACAGGGGCTCGACGATATCGTCGTGAACCATCTGAAGCTGACGACCAATGCGCCGGATATGACGGAGTGGGAGAAGCTCGTTCATCGCGTGAAGTCGCTGAAGACGACGACGGAGATCGCTATTGTTGGTAAATATGTTGCGCTGCATGACGCCTACCTCAGTATTGTGGAGGCACTGGGACACGCTGGCATCGACTGTGACACCGAGGTGAAGATTCGCTGGGTGAACGCGGAGGAGATCTATGACCACAATGTCGACGAGCTGCTCTCTGGCGTACAAGGAATTCTTGTTCCAGGCGGCTTCGGCGATCGCGGCATTGAAGGGAAGATCTCGGCAATCCGTTATGCGCGTGAGCAGAAGGTTCCGTTCTTCGGCATCTGTCTCGGTATGCAGGTAGCGGTGGTCGAGTATGCCCGTACGATGCTGAAGCTCGAAGGCGCGAACAGCTCGGAGATTCATCCGACGACGCCTTATCCGGTCATTGACCTGCTGCCTGAGCAGAAGGATATCGAGGACCTCGGTGGCACGATGCGTCTCGGTCTATACCCGTGCAAGCTGAAGGAAGGCTCGCTTGCGATGCGCTGCTACGATGACGAGCTCGTCTACGAGCGCCATCGTCATCGCTATGAGTTTAACAACGAATACCGTGACTCGATTGAAGCGGCGGGACTGATCATTTCCGGTACGAGCCCGGATGGACGTCTGGTTGAGATCGTTGAGTGTCCGGAGCATCCGTGGTTTTTGGCTGTGCAATTCCATCCGGAATTCACCTCCAGACCGAACCGCCCGCAGGCGCTGTTCAAGCACTTCGTACAGGCGGCGTACCAGCATAGCCGATAA